From one Bacteroides fragilis NCTC 9343 genomic stretch:
- a CDS encoding helix-turn-helix domain-containing protein, translated as MNSQADDDIGFGIYTDIADLPMTGCPSYIEEGIGGVCESGTATIVVFDVPFQIVPNVVITLMPWQLVFIKEISEDFRITFFKISKDMFSETLSTLWRPASGFLLYMRKHIVSIPDGELIGRFLAYCNLLVYRMKHTPQNCRQESIMQLLRVYFWDVYTVYINDPQAEKSLKFTRKDEYVYQFVRLIIEDHSPDKDVAYFAQKLGISPKRLTNLIRSISGQSAREWIVYYTILEIKSLLRESSLDIKSIAARVNFPDQTTLSRYFRHYTGVTPSQYRKNIYF; from the coding sequence ATGAACTCTCAGGCCGACGATGACATTGGATTTGGGATCTATACGGATATTGCAGATCTTCCTATGACCGGTTGTCCGTCTTATATTGAAGAGGGGATCGGCGGTGTATGCGAATCGGGTACGGCAACTATCGTAGTTTTTGATGTTCCATTCCAAATCGTACCGAATGTGGTCATTACCTTGATGCCGTGGCAACTCGTTTTTATCAAAGAGATTAGTGAGGATTTCAGGATCACTTTTTTCAAAATTTCCAAAGATATGTTTTCAGAAACTCTGAGTACATTATGGAGACCCGCTTCCGGGTTTTTGCTGTACATGCGCAAGCATATTGTATCAATCCCGGACGGGGAGTTGATCGGTCGTTTTTTGGCGTATTGTAATCTTCTGGTATACAGGATGAAGCATACACCGCAAAATTGTCGTCAGGAATCAATCATGCAACTGTTAAGGGTTTACTTCTGGGATGTCTATACTGTGTATATCAATGATCCTCAGGCTGAGAAGAGTCTGAAGTTTACACGTAAAGACGAATATGTCTATCAATTTGTACGTCTGATTATAGAAGATCATTCTCCGGATAAAGATGTGGCCTATTTTGCACAGAAACTGGGTATTTCTCCCAAAAGGCTCACAAATCTTATCCGGAGTATCAGTGGTCAATCAGCGCGTGAATGGATTGTTTATTATACCATTCTTGAGATCAAGTCATTGTTACGGGAGTCATCCCTGGACATTAAGTCGATTGCCGCCAGGGTTAATTTTCCCGATCAAACGACATTGAGTAGGTATTTTCGTCATTATACCGGAGTAACGCCATCCCAATACAGAAAAAATATTTATTTTTGA
- a CDS encoding DUF2000 domain-containing protein produces METKILSNATHKCVLVIDNAQPTGIVANIASVLSMTLGCRVSNIVSHDVYDKQGERHLGITQLPIPILGASQEKIKELRNYFHSLEIEDLVLVDFSTIAQQSRTYDEYEREMYSANEDDLHYVGIGICAEKKAINKATGSLSLIR; encoded by the coding sequence ATGGAAACAAAGATTCTTTCAAATGCCACACACAAATGTGTTTTAGTGATCGATAACGCTCAACCTACGGGCATAGTAGCCAATATTGCCAGTGTCTTATCCATGACGCTAGGGTGCAGAGTCAGCAACATTGTGAGTCATGATGTATATGATAAACAAGGTGAAAGGCATTTGGGCATAACACAACTGCCGATTCCTATACTTGGAGCTTCACAGGAGAAGATAAAAGAGCTCCGGAACTATTTCCACTCTTTAGAAATTGAAGATCTGGTACTGGTTGACTTTTCCACTATTGCCCAACAATCCAGAACTTATGATGAATATGAACGTGAAATGTATAGTGCCAATGAAGATGATCTGCACTATGTAGGTATCGGTATTTGTGCAGAGAAGAAAGCTATAAATAAAGCAACCGGCAGCCTGAGTCTGATCAGATAA
- a CDS encoding Lrp/AsnC family transcriptional regulator — protein MGQLDKTDVEILQVLQKDAKVNTKELSEKLHISKTPIYERIKRLENDGYIKGYVALVDNKKVGLPLIVFCNVSLAVHDDEHIKRFQEEIKEIDEIMECYSTGGIYDFFIKVVLKDLDAYNRFVFEKLTKVHGIVKMQSSFVLSEIKHTTVLNIDR, from the coding sequence ATGGGGCAATTAGACAAAACGGATGTTGAAATACTTCAGGTATTACAGAAAGATGCGAAAGTGAACACTAAAGAGCTTTCTGAGAAGCTCCATATATCAAAAACGCCGATATATGAACGCATCAAACGACTCGAAAATGATGGGTATATAAAAGGATATGTCGCTTTGGTGGATAATAAAAAAGTCGGATTGCCTTTGATTGTTTTCTGTAATGTCTCTCTGGCAGTTCACGACGACGAACATATAAAGCGCTTTCAAGAGGAGATCAAGGAGATCGATGAAATTATGGAGTGCTATTCTACCGGCGGTATTTATGATTTTTTCATTAAGGTGGTCTTGAAAGATCTGGATGCCTATAACCGATTCGTTTTTGAGAAACTGACTAAAGTTCACGGTATAGTTAAGATGCAGAGTTCGTTTGTTCTTAGTGAGATTAAACATACGACAGTTTTGAATATAGACCGATGA
- a CDS encoding helix-turn-helix transcriptional regulator produces MKLLHIERHTTCLNYVSDYNICFIHQRLFSGGDFKIDNHHHSCILFLLKGEILTSCSEFHDQHIVEGHMVLFPQNDPNQSKSMTETEFILLFFDNQVNLHNKMSIELSAIHLESEKSCFYSLSICPPLRHVLDSICFYLKQKVQCSHMHELKQKEIFMVFGTFYNRTDMAHFLMPITGRDPNFKSFVLENYLQIRNIKQFAQLYHCSERSFNRKFKSCFHDTPYNWILNQKTRHIKGQLANRNIPISEIARTFHFASPSHFTTYCKKRLGITPSEFREKIAK; encoded by the coding sequence ATGAAATTATTACATATAGAACGACACACCACTTGCCTCAATTATGTATCAGATTACAATATATGCTTTATTCATCAAAGACTCTTCTCCGGGGGCGATTTTAAGATAGATAACCATCACCACTCGTGTATCTTATTTCTTTTAAAAGGGGAAATACTGACATCCTGCAGCGAGTTTCACGATCAGCACATCGTTGAAGGGCACATGGTTCTCTTTCCCCAAAACGATCCTAATCAAAGCAAAAGCATGACAGAAACAGAATTTATACTACTGTTCTTCGACAATCAAGTCAATCTTCACAATAAAATGTCGATTGAATTGTCTGCCATTCATCTTGAGTCTGAAAAGAGTTGTTTTTATTCCTTATCTATCTGTCCTCCGCTACGACATGTGTTGGACAGTATTTGCTTCTATCTCAAACAGAAAGTTCAGTGTAGTCATATGCATGAACTGAAACAGAAAGAGATATTCATGGTATTCGGTACATTCTACAATCGAACAGATATGGCCCACTTCCTGATGCCCATCACAGGGCGAGATCCGAATTTCAAAAGTTTCGTATTGGAAAACTACCTGCAGATACGAAACATCAAACAGTTTGCACAATTATATCATTGTTCCGAACGTTCTTTCAATCGTAAATTCAAAAGCTGCTTTCACGATACTCCCTACAATTGGATTCTTAATCAAAAAACACGCCATATTAAAGGGCAATTAGCCAATCGTAATATACCGATCAGTGAAATAGCCAGAACCTTTCATTTTGCTTCACCTTCACATTTCACTACTTACTGTAAAAAAAGACTTGGAATCACTCCGAGCGAATTCAGAGAAAAAATTGCAAAATAA